The Gracilimonas sediminicola sequence GACTCTTGCTGCCTTCGCCCCCATGATTTTTTGGCCGGGTATTGTCGGGGAGTTTATGGGATACTTGCCGAAAACTCTAATTATTACCCTGAGTAGTTCCCTGTTTGTTGGGTTGATTATCAACCCGGTAATCTGTGCATTATTTATGCGGGTTGATACTGAGCAGGGTAAAGCAGTGATGACAAAAGCAGGAAAAATCACTCTTTATGTTTTTTTGAGTCTCATTGGATTAGTTTTACTTATTTCAAGTTTTATAACTTGGACCATGCTGATCACACTTGGGGTGATACTTTGGGTATCCAATAAATATGTTCTTGAGCCTATTGGTAATTGGTGGCAGCGAGAGGGTCTTAATAAGGTGCTGGATCGATATGAAAGAATATTAGCTTGGACTTTAAATGGTGTTGTGGGCCCATTAATTACTTTCGTTATAGCTGGAATTGTATTTATTGGCAGTTTCCTTTCATTGTATTTTTTCTTTCCGGGATCAGAATTCTTCCCGGAAGACATCCCGCCAAGAGACATCTACGTTCAAATTGAAACACCTGTTGGTTCGGATGTGGAGTTCACAAAAAGCGTAGTGGATAAAGTAGCCGCTCGTGTTGAGCAAATGCCCTACAACGTGGATTACAATACTATTCTGGCAACATCGGGTGCGGCAATTACCAGCGACCCGGCCGCCTCGGGAGGGAATTCAACCCATCTCGGAACGGTTGCCATTAATTTTGTGGATTATGAAGAACGCCAAAAAGGCGTGTTTGAAGCCATGGAATACATGCGGAATGATTTGTCCGGGCTTGTTGCCGGCGCAAAAATCACCGTAGAAAAACCACAGGACGGCCCGCCCACCGGACCTCCGATTAACCTTGAAATCTCCGGTCCTCAAATGGATCAGCTAACACGCATCTCAAACCGTGTGCTGGAGATTATGGAAGAAGATTCCATCTTCGCTAAATTGGATGGACTTGAAACCGATTTACCGGAAGCCAGACCGGAAGTGAAAGTCGAAGTGGACCGTGAAAAAGCAGCACTTTTCGATTTAAATACCAATGAAGTTGGGATGACGGTGCGACAGGCCATCAACGGTGTAGAGGCTTCAAAGTTCCGGGATGGAAAAGAAGAATACGAAATTATTGTCCGCCTTTCGGATGAGTACAGAGATGATCTCAGCACCCTGGCAGATCTGACTATATTCCAGGAAGGAATTCAGGTCCCTCTTTCAGAAGTGGCCACCTGGGAAGTGAGTGATGGCTTCGGCGGAATCCGTCATAAAGAGTCAGAGCGGGTTATTACCGTTAGTGCGGATGTTCGCTCCGGTTACCAGTCAAATGCCGTGTTAGCCGAAGCGCAGGTGCTGTTACAGGATTACCTGGATGGACTTCCCGGCGGCTACTCGTACGAATGGACAGGGCAGCAACAGGATCAGCAGGAGTCGTTTGAGTTCCTGGGCAAAGCCTTCTTGATAGCTTTATTCCTTATTGCGTTTATTTTGGTTTCACAGTTCAATTCAGTAGCCAAGCCGGTCATTATTTTAAGTTCGGTGATTATGTCCACCGCCGGAGTATTTTATGGATTGGTGACCTTCCAGATGGCCCTTGGTCTGATGGCTATACTTGGAATTATATCGCTGGCCGGGGTAGTGGTGAATAACGCCATTGTACTTATTGACTATGTTGATATTCTGCGAACCCGGGACGGACTCGACTTACGCAGCGCCTTGATTGAAGGCGGGAAAGTTCGTTTCCGGCCGGTAATTTTAACGGCTATCACAACAACTCTTGGCTTGGTACCGCTGGCAATCGGTTTCAACTTTGACTTCATAACCTTAGTCAGCAGCCCGATTACCTTCTTTTCAAACCTCAGTGAGTACATTTTCTGGGGTGGTGAACAAGCAGCCTGGTGGGGCCCTATGGCTATCGCCGTTATTGTTGGGTTGATTTTCGCCACTGCCTTAACGCTTATCCTTGTGCCTGTACTTTACAGCGTCATTGAGCGAGGCAGAAGAAAAGTGAATACCATTATGTTCGGAACAACCGAGCCGGGTATTATAAAAGACCAAAGTGAGTTGAATGGCGAATCTAAAGGCAAACCTGCTTTAGAACCTTCAGCCGGCTAAAGCTCGAAAAACGAATAGTTAAAGCCCGTCATCTTTTTAAAAGGAAGACGGGCTTTTTTGTTTGTGAAAACTTTTATCTTATAAGAAAAATTAAAAACAACATTCTGTGATACAACGACTACAAACGGTATTTTTGGCACTGGCATCCATACTTAATCTTTCGGTTTATTTTACCCCTATTTACGAGAAAGCTATGAACGATCCCCAGCTCTGGATTGGCATTGGCCTGGCAAGTTCGTTGTTAGTGGCTTTGATCATAAATGTCTTTTCCATCTTCCTCTATAATAACCGGAAAAATCAGATAGCTTGGGTGAAACGAGCTGCGCTGCTGCAGGTAATCGGACTTGGGTTTTGTGTGGGGGTTTTATTTTCGTTGGGAGGAATCGGAACCTACCTTTGGGATGAAGCGCTTGGAACCGGGCTTGTAATTGCAGGACTCCTGTTTCAGATTTTAGCACTTCGTTTTATTAAAAAAGATGAGGAATTAGTCCGTTCAATGGATCGAATCCGATAGGAGTATTTTGAGTCAGGATTATTCAAAAGCTAAAGTTTATCTGATCCTTATAGTTGGGCTCACCACCTTTGGCTTTGCCCCCATTTTAGTGAAGTTTGCTACCGAACATTCGGCCCTTTTGTTAGTGGCCATACGTACGGTAGGCGCTTTTCTGATGCTGCTCCCGTTCTATATCTATCAAAAAAAGAGCGACAAATACGATGTAAAACCGGTGGGCAATGAAACCAAATGGATGGCCTTTGCCGGTATCGCTTTAGGACTCCACTTCATACTTTGGATCAGCTCACTTTATTACACCTCGGTGGCTTCAGCTTCGGTGCTGGTTACCATCCACCCCATTATGTTGATTGTAGCAGAACGGGTATTGTACAAAATGGAGTTTGCTCCCACCGTTTGGATTGGAGTGTTTATTGCTTTTGCCGGATCCGTTCTTCTGGGAATCTCTGATTACAATACGGAGTCAACCTTTGCCAACCCCTTGCTTGGAAATGCGATGGCTTTCGGGGCAGCGGCCATCTTTGCCGTTTATTTTCTGATCGGGAGAAAAATCCGGCAAAATCGATCCTGGCTTGGGTATGTATTCCCGGTGTATGGTTATGCGGCAGCAACCTGTGTGGTCATTTTGCTGATTGTGGAAGGAATTCCCCAGCACATTTCCCCGGTGGTGATTTGGGTAGGGCTGGGATTAGCCATAGGCCCGCAGCTGATGGGCCACGGTTCCCTGAATTATGCCGTTAAATTCGTTTCGCCGACACTACTTTCCACCTTAATTCTGACCGAACCCGTATTTGCGACCGTACTTGCGTTTTTTATCCTCGGAGAACTTCCGGCGATTCTTTCTTTTGTGGCCATTTTTGTGACCTTAGTCGGGGTAGTGCTTACCTGGAAAAAGAAGCCGAAGCATAAGAGAGAGATCGAAGAATAACCCGGCTATTTCAACTCATTTTATCCAATAAGAAGAGTTAGTTTGTAGAAATTTGATATAGAGAATATCGGTAAGTCAATACAAATCAGTGGTAAAAGACATTTCGCGAACCTTTTCGGTTATTTCAACGTTAGAAATGCTGAATTAGATTAAACATTACTAAGAATTCAGGAATTCAGCTTAAATAGGTGTATCATTACTTCCGGCAGATGGAATTGTGACTTCATTATAGAATTGATTTCAAACAATAATGAAACCAACATCACTTAATGCTATTTGAAAGAGACAACATTATTGGAGTGTCTAAGTATCTGCTCCTCACCGGCTGTGGAGCTATGCTTTTCTTAAGCTGTTCGCAATCTTCAGACACACGCGAGAACAGCGAAACCCTCCCTGTTTCTGTAAGTGAACCCGTTGAGAGAGATTTTGCAGAGATTAAAAGGAATGGCGTACTCCGTATGATTACCAGCTACAGTTCGGGCTCCTATTTTCTGTATAAAGGAGTTCAGGTTGGTTTTGAATACGAGCTGCTGAAAGCCTTCACAAAAGAAAATGACCTTGCCCTTGAGGTTGTGATTACCGGCCCCGATGAAAGTCCCTATGACCTGCTCAATAGCGGTCGCGGAGATATTATAGCGGCCAATTACACCATCACCCCCGAAAGAAAGCAGGTGGTAGAGTTTACCCGTCCGTACAACATGGTTGATCAGCTTATTGTCGTTTCGGATGATCTGGGTTTTAAACCGGAAAGTATTTCGGATATGGAGGGAATTCCCATCAGCGTTCGCCGAAACAGCTCGTATTACGTTCGCTTAAAAGAGCTTAAAGATGAAGGCTTCCCGGTGAACATCAACATTATTCCTGAAGATATGGACACCGAGTCGGTATTATTTCAGGTAGCCGATGGTACGTATGAAGCTACCGTTGCCGACGACAATATTTTTGATGCGGCCGATAAATACATGAATGGCCTTATAAAAGGACCACTAATTGCCGAAAGTGATACCATTGCCTGGGCAGTCCGCAAAAATGCCCCCGATCTCGAATATCAGCTAAACCGTTTCCTGTACAAGCATTTTCGTTTTGATGAGGATGGGGTTCCCAAACGCTCTGCATTTCTGAATGTATTAAGGAAAAAATACTTTGAGTCGGGCAACCAAATAGCTGATTATTACAGCCCTAATTATCAGGGAGAGCAATATGGCACCATTTCTCCCTATGATAATATGATTCGTGAGGTAGCCGATGAAATGGATGTCGACTGGGTGATGCTTACCGCTATAGCTGCGCAGGAATCGAAATTTAATCCAAGCTCGGTGAGCTGGGCAGGAGCTGTCGGGATTATGCAGGTGTTGCCAAGGTTCTCAGAAATCTCATCCGACTCATTGTACATCCCGGAAGTGAATATTCGTGAAGGGGCTAAAATTCTGGCTTCTCATCTTGATCACTATGCTTATATGGATTCTACCAATAAATGGTCGTTTGCCCTGGCTGCATACAATGCCGGTTCCGGCCACCTGGCTGATGCCCGCCGGCTCACTATCGATCACAATAAAAACCCGAATGAGTGGGAAGATGTGTCGGAGTCTTTACTAAAGCTGATGCAGCGCAAGTACTACCAGAATGCACGCTATGGCTTTTGCAGGGGTATCGAAACGGTTCGGTATGTAAATGAAATTATGAACCGGTACAGTACCTATCAAACCATATTGGCGCATAACAGAGAAAAGACCGCAACGGGAACCGGAGTGCTGGGTTTAAAAACCTTTAATTAACCTTCAGCACCAGTATGGTGATGTCATCGTACTGAATGCCATCCGAAAAGTCCATAATGTCATCGATAACAGCATTCATTATTTCGCTTGATGATTTTTCAAGATGGGATTGAATGCATTGAATAAGCCTTTCTTCTTCGTACTCTTCGGTTTGCTCGGGGTTCATCGCTTCGGTAACGCCATCTGTATAAAAAATCAATGTATCGCCGGCTTGCAGGTCAATGGAGGCAGAATCATAAGGCATCATGGAAGGCATTGCGCCTAAAATCACGCCACCCGCATCAAGTTCAACCGGTTCTTTACTGCCTTTTTTGAATAGCATTGGGTTGTTATGGCCCGCATTCACATAATCAAATTGCTTGCCATCAGCTGATATTTTTCCCCAGAAGAAAGTAATGAATTTGTCAGCCGGTGTGTTTTTATGGATGATATCATTAATGCTTCCGGTTGCTTCAGCCAGCGTTATGTCAATGGGGGCTAAGGCATGTAACATCGATTGCAGGTTGGCCATCAACAAAGAAGCCGGCACACCTTTGCCGGTTACATCGGCAATGGCGAGTATATGTCCGTTGTCAGGAGTTTCAAGCACATCGAAATAGTCGCCACCCACCTGACGGGAAGAAATGTTTGTGGCCTCTAAATCAAAGCCTTCGATAGTTGGAATTGGGGAAGGAAGCAGCCCTTGCTGAATGGTTTTGGCAAGGTTGAGTTCCTCTTCCATTCGCTGTTTTTCTATCCGCTCTTCGAGCAATAATGTCTTTTGGATGGTAAGTAATGCCAGGTTCCCCAGCGACTGTAAAAAGTTGACCTGCTCTTTACCATAAGGCTCTTTATTGGCAGGAGCTCCAACCCCTACAACACCAATTTTTTCATTCTGAAAGCGGAGCGCAATTAGCAGTTTGATGCCGTTTTTCTCCAAAAAGGGGCAGTCATGTTCTTCATCACAATAGAAAACATCTTCGAGTTCAAAAAGGGTATTCAGCTCTTTATCAGTAGGCTGTTCCTTCAACCCGCTGCTGGATACGATAGATTTTTCTCCGTCAATATCCAGCACAAAAAAGAATGTTCGGATCAACATTTGCCCCAGCATGGCAAACTTAAAGGTTCGGGCAATTTCATCCCGGTCCACCATCAAATTGAAATCTTTACTGAGTTCCAGAAGGGTGTTCAGGTCGTGTACTTTACGATCGAGCTTCCGGTTTATCAGTCGAAGCTCCTGGAACATTCTGGAGTTAGCTATGGCAACCGAAGAAATAATAGTCAGGCTTTCGATGAACTCCAGTTCGCTGGCTGTAAGCGGCTGCTTATTTCCCTTTGGCCCCAGACACAAAAAACCAAGGTGATGGTTGGTGGTTCTCAGGTTAAAAAAGATACTGCCTTCAGCCAGGCCCAGTTTTTTTGAAATCTCAGGAAATTCTTCCGCTTTAAGTACCGTACGATCCAGCTCGGCCTCAGGAAATTCAAGCTGAACTGAATCATCCTCATCAAGATTACTCTTTCCCTTAATCTTGCTTACCAGGTAAAAATGGTTCGAGCCTTTGTTGATGAGAATCATACCCTTGGGTACCAGTAGCTTCCCCATGGTAATCAGCAAAAGATTGTTCAGTACAAAATCCGGTTCCTGAGACTCGATGAGCATCCGGCTGGTTTCCAGCAGGGTGCGAAGCTCAAATCGGCTTTGACGTTCTTCAGTATTCGAAAGAGAGGTTTTAGTATCCACGATGCGTCAAAGGTTTTTGACCATACGTATTTCGTTGGTATGTCCTTTGCGGTTATACTGTACCTGATCCATGAGCTTACGGATCAGGTAAACGCCCATGCCGCCGCGTTTCTTTTCTTTGATGCGTTGCATAAGGTCGGGTTCACTGTAAGTGCTGGGGTCAAAACTATTCCCTTCATCCATCAATGAAATCCATAGCTGGTTGGCGTTGGAGCCAATTTCTATATTCACTTTTTCGGTGGGGGAGTTTTTATAGGCGTGTTTAATAATATTTGTGTAGGCTTCATCCACTGCCAGCCTTATTTCTGAAATATCTTTTTGGCTGAGCCCGATATTCTCGGCATGGGCAGCTACAAAATCCCGCACTTTGGCGAGATGCTCTGTAGAAGCTTCAACAGAAAGGGTTTGTATGTTATTATTTCCAGCCACTCTCTTGGTTATTTAATTGTCAAAGCTTTCTAAGGCTTCTTTTTCATCTTCCAGGATATCATACAAAGTTGGAAAGCCCAACAGATCGAATACGTTATAAACGCGGTCGTTCATATTTGTTAGTTTGATGTCGCCGCCTAAACTTCTCACATCTTCGATGTAAGCCATAAAAACACCTAAACCGGCACTGGCTATATAATCCAGGCCGGAGCAGTTGACGATGATAGCATAGCTTTCTTCATCAATTAACGATTTTAGTGCGTTCTCAAGCTGAGAAGCAGTATGCGCATCAAGCTCTCCACTGATATCCAGTATACTTACGTGATCATGTTGGCGTGTAGCAATACTGAAATTTTTCATTCCACTTTTATTGAGGTTGGTGAATGATGTTGAAGCTGCATAATAACGTAAACCGTAGAATTAGGAAAGTTTTTCGGAGTGGAAGGTTACGAAGTTGGAATAAAAAAGATGCAAAAAAATAGCCCCGCACATTTATCTAATGTGCGGGGCTGACTATTCATCAAGAGAGACGCTACTTGAGCGCATCTGTAATTAAGCAAATGCTTGGGAGAGATACAACTATAAATTATTTAAGCTTAAAATAGTATCAGCTTCCTGATCTCTGGACTTTAGAAACCCAGTAGCCGGTATTCAATTCACTACCAAGTTCAGCCCCAAATTCTTCAGCTTCAGCTTTCTCAGCGAAAAAGCCAACCCGAAGCCGGAACCAAACATCACCGGTTTCTTCTTTCCCTATTTTAACCGTATATACATGAGGATAATCACGATCGGTTAAGGTATTTTTATATTCGTTAGCCTCTTCTTCCGACCGGAAAGCTCCAACCTGAACTACATATGTTCCGTCTTCAGCAAACTGAGGACCCTGTTGCTCTTCCACCATTTCCTGTTGTTGCTGGGCTTGTGCAATACTGTCTTCCCGGGCCTGCATCATCTCAGCGATTCTTTGTTCCTGTACTTGTCTCAGAGAATCAAGCCGGGCTTGTTCAGCGGCTCTTCGTTCTTCTTCGCTTGGTCCGCACGCCTGGAAACTCACCAAAGCCACTGCCAACAACAATGTGTAGATGCTTACTTTTTTCATAAGAATAGTAGTTAGTTGATAATTATCTGTAAATGGTATTCCCGAAACGAATTAAACTTACATTATCCCAACCTGTTTCACAAATATTCACGGGGCAAAACTTTCAGAAGTATCAGATTAGTCCGTATCTTATATAGACTGAATCTAAATGAATATATTTTGGTTCAGCAACTACATGAAAAACTCTCTGTTAAAAATATCCGGATTAACGAAGTCATTCGACCAAAGCGGGCCCGTTGTAAACGATGTCAGTTTTGAAGTTGGTAAGAATGAAATATTCGCACTTTTAGGCCCCAGCGGGTGCGGGAAGACTACAACCCTGCGCCTAATCGCAGGTTTTGAACAATGCGAAGCCGGCGAAGTACACATCGAAAATGAGCTGGTTGAAAGTACCCGGAAACGCCTTTCTCCACAGAAAAGAGAGATAGGTTTTGTGTTTCAGGACTACGCACTTTTCCCACACATGAACGCGCTCGAGAATGTGGCTTTTGGCCTTCGGGAAGTAGAGAAAAAGAAGCGTCCGGTGTTAGCTGAAGAAGTGCTTTGCCGAACGGGTATGGAAAAGTACAAACACCGTATGCCTGATGAACTCTCCGGTGGGCAGCAGCAGCGCGTAGCGCTGGCCCGGGCTATCGCCCCCAAGCCGAGGCTCGTGCTAATGGATGAGCCTTTTTCAGGACTCGATGCCATGCTCCGCGACACCACCCGAAAAGAAGTTCGTGCTATTCTGAAGAAATCAGGGATGAGTGCAATTCTTGTAACTCATGATCAGGAGGAAGCCCTTTCTTTTGCCGACCGGATCGCAGTTATGAATAACGGGCAGATTGAGCAAATCGGGACTCCGGAAGAGGTGTACTATCATCCCAAAACACAATTTGTAGCCCAGTTTTTAGGCCGAACGAACTTATTCCGAGCTCATGCTGACGGATCTGATAATGTAGAAACCCGGCTGGGTCCGGTTAAAATAAACAAAGAAGCTGAAGGCCTGATTTTATGTTCCATCCGCCCGGAGCACCTGACCATTGAGCGGTGCAAAGAAAATGGAAATGAAAGCGGCATCATTGTTGGGCGGGAGTTTCGCGGGCACGATATTACCTACCACGTACTTTTTAAGGGAGATAAGTACATTGTTCATACCGATAACCGGCTTCTGTTTGATGTGGACGAGCATGTAATTGTGAAACCTCTGGAGCCGGCTGTAGTATTAGAACAGAAAGCCTGAACCGAAATTAAAATCTAACCGAAGTATTATGTCATTTTTTGGATTTCTTTTGTTACTGCTGATCGCCGCTATTTGTGGAGGTATAGGGCAAAGCATCAGCGGATATAGTTTTGGAGGCTGCCTGATCTCAGCCGGGGTTGGTTTTATTGGTGCCATTATTGGCAAGTGGATTGCCAGCGAACTGGGCCTTCCTGAACTTTGGACTATTGAAATCAGCGGAAGTCCCTTCCCCGTTATTTGGTCTATCATCGGGGCCGCATTATTCACCGCTATTCTCGGCGCTATCATGAGGGGCAAGGAAAAAGCAATCTGACGTTTTCACTCTTATCATAATTGATAAGATTTGTGAAGCCCCTTCCATTTGCCGCAGGTATTTCGTAATTAGCAGCTTCTTATTAATGCTAAAATCGGGATATATGTATAAGTCATTTATTTATGCGGTGATTCTTTTTCTAAACATAAGCGGGTTTACAGCCTTAGCTCAGGTAAACGATGAACTGCCAAAGCGGAGTGATAATCTTGAGGTGCTTTCTCATGTGCCACTGGGAGCTCCTTTAAGTGTTACGGATATTGTAATTGAACAGGAATTAAGCCGCCCATATGCTTACGTGGGAAGGATGCAGGCCGAGAAAGGCTTCGACATCATTGACTTATCAAATCCTGAAAAAGCAGAGGTAATTTACCGCTGGCGAATGCCAAATGAAGAGCTGCATGTTGGGCTGGGCGGAATGGATCCCAAATACTTCAAGCATAAAAACCGCTACTATGTGGTACAGTCGCTGCAGTTTTTTCAGGGCGGACCAAATACCGATGCCGGCGCCGTTGTCGTTGATGTAACCGGATTACCGGATGTGAGCAAAGTGAAAACGGTGGGTTATGTTCGGAATGCAGAACACCCGGGTGGCTTCCACAATATATTTATGTACAAGCATTCTGATGGCCGGCCCCTGCTGTTTGCCACCACCTCTGGAGATGATGCCTATGTATATGACCTTGGGAAATTTGTTGAAGGGAAAGAAGATATCCTTGCCGGAACCATTCCCAACCCGGACACTCCTGCTCGCATGGCCGGTGCTTCTTTAGGGTATCATGATTTTTATGTAGGATATCATCCCGATAGCCAGCAAGATCGCTTTTATGGCGGTGGAGCCGGCGGTTATTTTGTATTTGATGTGACTGAGATGGATTCGGTCAGCTTGCTGGCTTCAGTGACCGGCGTGAGCGGAGTTGTTTGGGGACACACGGTTACCCCATCACCGGATGGCCGTTATATTGTCGGGGAAACAGAATACATGCACGCCCCGCTGCGCATTTTTGACCTGAAGCCCGCTCTTGACGGTGACGTTCAGAACATCAGCGATCCCATAAGTTCCTGGAATTTTGACTATGAAAACCTGGTGCACAATCACGAAGTAAGGTGGCCGTATCTATTCGTGTCCGGTTATGAAGATGGCTTACTGGTTGTGGATTTATTCAGCCCGGATGAACCGAAAACGGTTGCCTATTATGATACCTT is a genomic window containing:
- a CDS encoding SPOR domain-containing protein, with translation MKKVSIYTLLLAVALVSFQACGPSEEERRAAEQARLDSLRQVQEQRIAEMMQAREDSIAQAQQQQEMVEEQQGPQFAEDGTYVVQVGAFRSEEEANEYKNTLTDRDYPHVYTVKIGKEETGDVWFRLRVGFFAEKAEAEEFGAELGSELNTGYWVSKVQRSGS
- a CDS encoding transglycosylase SLT domain-containing protein, producing MLFERDNIIGVSKYLLLTGCGAMLFLSCSQSSDTRENSETLPVSVSEPVERDFAEIKRNGVLRMITSYSSGSYFLYKGVQVGFEYELLKAFTKENDLALEVVITGPDESPYDLLNSGRGDIIAANYTITPERKQVVEFTRPYNMVDQLIVVSDDLGFKPESISDMEGIPISVRRNSSYYVRLKELKDEGFPVNINIIPEDMDTESVLFQVADGTYEATVADDNIFDAADKYMNGLIKGPLIAESDTIAWAVRKNAPDLEYQLNRFLYKHFRFDEDGVPKRSAFLNVLRKKYFESGNQIADYYSPNYQGEQYGTISPYDNMIREVADEMDVDWVMLTAIAAQESKFNPSSVSWAGAVGIMQVLPRFSEISSDSLYIPEVNIREGAKILASHLDHYAYMDSTNKWSFALAAYNAGSGHLADARRLTIDHNKNPNEWEDVSESLLKLMQRKYYQNARYGFCRGIETVRYVNEIMNRYSTYQTILAHNREKTATGTGVLGLKTFN
- a CDS encoding ABC transporter ATP-binding protein, yielding MKNSLLKISGLTKSFDQSGPVVNDVSFEVGKNEIFALLGPSGCGKTTTLRLIAGFEQCEAGEVHIENELVESTRKRLSPQKREIGFVFQDYALFPHMNALENVAFGLREVEKKKRPVLAEEVLCRTGMEKYKHRMPDELSGGQQQRVALARAIAPKPRLVLMDEPFSGLDAMLRDTTRKEVRAILKKSGMSAILVTHDQEEALSFADRIAVMNNGQIEQIGTPEEVYYHPKTQFVAQFLGRTNLFRAHADGSDNVETRLGPVKINKEAEGLILCSIRPEHLTIERCKENGNESGIIVGREFRGHDITYHVLFKGDKYIVHTDNRLLFDVDEHVIVKPLEPAVVLEQKA
- a CDS encoding ATP-binding protein, whose amino-acid sequence is MAGNNNIQTLSVEASTEHLAKVRDFVAAHAENIGLSQKDISEIRLAVDEAYTNIIKHAYKNSPTEKVNIEIGSNANQLWISLMDEGNSFDPSTYSEPDLMQRIKEKKRGGMGVYLIRKLMDQVQYNRKGHTNEIRMVKNL
- a CDS encoding efflux RND transporter permease subunit, with the translated sequence MSTDDITNGAGAKRSIPDSSNRKEFWLSSFSINNRISVLVLIMLVAVLGIVSYITIPKESFPNITVPNIFVVTIYPGVSPEDMESLITRKLEDELSNISDVKTMTSTSSEGYSNINLEFNTGIDIDEALQKVREKVDLAKPELPEDAEDPTIQEVNLSEFPIMQVNLSGDYSLDILKEIAEDLQEDIEAVPSVLGVDLTGGLEREVQVDVDLPKMKYYNLSFTDIIAAIQQENVTVPGGDITVGTKNFLLRVPGQYETTAPLEDIVVNADDDKPVYIRDVATVTFGYKERETYSTLDGSPVITLGIKKRTGQNILDTSTEVKSILEEALPALPPSTVYKITNDQSKDVVSMVANLENNIISGLILVVGVLLFFLGVRNASFVGVSIPLSMFLSFIILSALGITMNMIVLFSLILALGMLVDNAIVVVENIYRYLEEGFDNFEAAKKGTGEVALPIISGTATTLAAFAPMIFWPGIVGEFMGYLPKTLIITLSSSLFVGLIINPVICALFMRVDTEQGKAVMTKAGKITLYVFLSLIGLVLLISSFITWTMLITLGVILWVSNKYVLEPIGNWWQREGLNKVLDRYERILAWTLNGVVGPLITFVIAGIVFIGSFLSLYFFFPGSEFFPEDIPPRDIYVQIETPVGSDVEFTKSVVDKVAARVEQMPYNVDYNTILATSGAAITSDPAASGGNSTHLGTVAINFVDYEERQKGVFEAMEYMRNDLSGLVAGAKITVEKPQDGPPTGPPINLEISGPQMDQLTRISNRVLEIMEEDSIFAKLDGLETDLPEARPEVKVEVDREKAALFDLNTNEVGMTVRQAINGVEASKFRDGKEEYEIIVRLSDEYRDDLSTLADLTIFQEGIQVPLSEVATWEVSDGFGGIRHKESERVITVSADVRSGYQSNAVLAEAQVLLQDYLDGLPGGYSYEWTGQQQDQQESFEFLGKAFLIALFLIAFILVSQFNSVAKPVIILSSVIMSTAGVFYGLVTFQMALGLMAILGIISLAGVVVNNAIVLIDYVDILRTRDGLDLRSALIEGGKVRFRPVILTAITTTLGLVPLAIGFNFDFITLVSSPITFFSNLSEYIFWGGEQAAWWGPMAIAVIVGLIFATALTLILVPVLYSVIERGRRKVNTIMFGTTEPGIIKDQSELNGESKGKPALEPSAG
- a CDS encoding STAS domain-containing protein, with the translated sequence MKNFSIATRQHDHVSILDISGELDAHTASQLENALKSLIDEESYAIIVNCSGLDYIASAGLGVFMAYIEDVRSLGGDIKLTNMNDRVYNVFDLLGFPTLYDILEDEKEALESFDN
- a CDS encoding GAF domain-containing SpoIIE family protein phosphatase — translated: MDTKTSLSNTEERQSRFELRTLLETSRMLIESQEPDFVLNNLLLITMGKLLVPKGMILINKGSNHFYLVSKIKGKSNLDEDDSVQLEFPEAELDRTVLKAEEFPEISKKLGLAEGSIFFNLRTTNHHLGFLCLGPKGNKQPLTASELEFIESLTIISSVAIANSRMFQELRLINRKLDRKVHDLNTLLELSKDFNLMVDRDEIARTFKFAMLGQMLIRTFFFVLDIDGEKSIVSSSGLKEQPTDKELNTLFELEDVFYCDEEHDCPFLEKNGIKLLIALRFQNEKIGVVGVGAPANKEPYGKEQVNFLQSLGNLALLTIQKTLLLEERIEKQRMEEELNLAKTIQQGLLPSPIPTIEGFDLEATNISSRQVGGDYFDVLETPDNGHILAIADVTGKGVPASLLMANLQSMLHALAPIDITLAEATGSINDIIHKNTPADKFITFFWGKISADGKQFDYVNAGHNNPMLFKKGSKEPVELDAGGVILGAMPSMMPYDSASIDLQAGDTLIFYTDGVTEAMNPEQTEEYEEERLIQCIQSHLEKSSSEIMNAVIDDIMDFSDGIQYDDITILVLKVN
- a CDS encoding GlsB/YeaQ/YmgE family stress response membrane protein; translated protein: MSFFGFLLLLLIAAICGGIGQSISGYSFGGCLISAGVGFIGAIIGKWIASELGLPELWTIEISGSPFPVIWSIIGAALFTAILGAIMRGKEKAI
- a CDS encoding DMT family transporter — its product is MSQDYSKAKVYLILIVGLTTFGFAPILVKFATEHSALLLVAIRTVGAFLMLLPFYIYQKKSDKYDVKPVGNETKWMAFAGIALGLHFILWISSLYYTSVASASVLVTIHPIMLIVAERVLYKMEFAPTVWIGVFIAFAGSVLLGISDYNTESTFANPLLGNAMAFGAAAIFAVYFLIGRKIRQNRSWLGYVFPVYGYAAATCVVILLIVEGIPQHISPVVIWVGLGLAIGPQLMGHGSLNYAVKFVSPTLLSTLILTEPVFATVLAFFILGELPAILSFVAIFVTLVGVVLTWKKKPKHKREIEE
- a CDS encoding DUF4293 family protein, giving the protein MIQRLQTVFLALASILNLSVYFTPIYEKAMNDPQLWIGIGLASSLLVALIINVFSIFLYNNRKNQIAWVKRAALLQVIGLGFCVGVLFSLGGIGTYLWDEALGTGLVIAGLLFQILALRFIKKDEELVRSMDRIR